In the genome of Desulfuromonas sp. DDH964, one region contains:
- a CDS encoding helix-hairpin-helix domain-containing protein gives MESSAVKSLMQLKGLGAASARKLVATGIDDYAKLAAAGEEALGAIRGLNPRSIPGILEAAAARANLDSAAGGKKAEAARLQEIAGRLQEVVAQFAALLEVGGDGGTGKKTAARMKKEIDKVGTLLEQIVAGLPGRLKRKSKALVKSDRQLSELGEASPKRIAKGLKKTRKTLKKALA, from the coding sequence ATGGAGAGCAGCGCGGTAAAATCCCTGATGCAGCTCAAAGGCCTCGGAGCAGCAAGCGCCCGGAAGCTGGTGGCCACCGGCATTGACGATTACGCCAAACTCGCCGCGGCGGGGGAAGAGGCGCTGGGCGCCATCCGCGGTCTCAACCCGCGCTCGATCCCGGGTATCCTCGAGGCCGCGGCGGCCCGGGCCAATCTCGATTCCGCCGCCGGGGGGAAAAAGGCGGAAGCGGCACGTCTCCAGGAAATCGCCGGCCGGTTGCAGGAGGTCGTCGCCCAGTTTGCCGCGCTGCTCGAAGTGGGCGGTGACGGCGGGACTGGAAAGAAGACCGCGGCGCGCATGAAGAAGGAGATCGACAAGGTCGGCACTCTCCTTGAACAGATCGTGGCCGGATTGCCGGGGCGGTTGAAGCGGAAAAGCAAGGCCCTGGTTAAGAGCGATCGGCAGCTGTCCGAACTCGGCGAGGCAAGTCCGAAACGGATCGCCAAGGGGCTGAAGAAGACCCGCAAGACCCTGAAGAAAGCCCTCGCCTGA
- a CDS encoding Ppx/GppA phosphatase family protein, which produces MAERLAAIDIGTNSIRCIVVETNGNGEFRVLDDEKATVRLGEGLAASGAIQPAAWERALAALRRMKKIIDGLAVTAIEAVATSAVRQATNGTALLAAMAEATGVGVRLISGEEEAYLAARSARHNFDLAGGRTLLVDIGGGSVEIVAMIGDHVDELHSLELGAVVLSEQFLPHDPVSDADLDRLRRHVRKSLHSHLSRGTVPVQYLIGSGGTMTNIAGMVMAMRKEQFDSSHHYEVLRSEVVHLLAMLARKDQKSRRAVPGLNPERADIIVAGVLVVDELMRHYRTNLLRINEKGIREGLILQLLEKHDLLPHPAARRDWRQSVEDFARACHFDADHSQQVNQLAQRLLAGVAPLWSTEERDAQLLEAAALLHDVGYFISYDQHHKHSYHLIRHADLFGFSPRERELVANIARYHRKSLPKKKHDNFSRLSDEDRLLVMRLGGILRLADGLDRRRNRLVTGLSCQLRGKTFQVRLEGRDDLSVELYGGETKGDLFAAAFNCRLELQVA; this is translated from the coding sequence ATGGCCGAACGCCTCGCCGCCATCGATATTGGCACCAACTCGATCCGCTGCATCGTCGTCGAAACCAACGGCAACGGAGAATTCCGCGTCCTCGATGACGAAAAGGCCACCGTGCGCCTCGGTGAGGGGCTGGCAGCGAGCGGTGCCATCCAGCCGGCGGCCTGGGAGAGGGCCCTCGCGGCGCTGCGGCGGATGAAAAAGATCATCGACGGTCTCGCCGTCACCGCCATCGAAGCGGTGGCGACCAGTGCCGTGCGCCAGGCGACCAATGGCACGGCGCTGCTGGCGGCGATGGCCGAAGCGACCGGGGTCGGGGTGCGTCTGATCAGCGGCGAGGAGGAGGCCTACCTGGCCGCCCGCAGCGCCCGTCACAACTTCGACCTTGCCGGCGGCCGCACCCTGCTGGTCGATATCGGCGGCGGCAGCGTCGAGATCGTCGCAATGATCGGGGACCACGTCGATGAGCTCCATTCCCTTGAACTTGGCGCCGTCGTCCTCTCCGAGCAGTTCCTCCCCCACGACCCGGTGAGTGACGCCGACCTGGATCGACTGCGGCGCCACGTCCGCAAGAGCCTGCACAGCCACCTGAGCCGGGGCACCGTTCCGGTCCAGTACCTGATCGGCTCCGGCGGCACCATGACCAACATCGCCGGCATGGTCATGGCGATGCGCAAGGAGCAGTTCGACTCGTCGCACCACTACGAAGTGCTGAGATCCGAGGTCGTCCATCTGCTGGCGATGCTGGCGCGCAAGGACCAGAAGAGCCGCCGGGCCGTCCCCGGCCTCAACCCGGAGCGGGCCGACATCATCGTGGCCGGGGTGCTGGTGGTCGATGAACTGATGCGTCACTACCGGACCAACCTGCTGCGCATCAACGAAAAAGGGATACGCGAAGGATTGATCCTGCAGTTGCTGGAGAAACATGACCTGCTGCCCCATCCGGCGGCGCGCCGGGACTGGCGCCAGTCGGTGGAGGACTTCGCCCGCGCCTGCCACTTCGACGCCGACCATTCGCAGCAGGTCAATCAGCTCGCGCAACGCCTTCTGGCCGGGGTTGCACCCCTCTGGAGCACGGAAGAGCGGGACGCCCAGCTCCTCGAGGCGGCTGCCCTGCTCCACGATGTCGGCTACTTCATCAGCTACGACCAGCACCACAAGCACTCCTACCACCTGATCCGCCACGCCGACCTGTTCGGCTTCTCTCCCCGCGAGCGCGAACTCGTCGCCAACATCGCCCGCTACCATCGCAAGTCGCTGCCGAAGAAGAAACACGACAATTTCTCCCGCCTGAGCGACGAGGACCGGCTGCTGGTGATGCGTCTCGGCGGCATCCTGCGGCTCGCCGACGGCCTCGACCGGCGCCGCAACCGCCTCGTCACCGGCCTCTCCTGCCAACTCCGGGGAAAGACGTTTCAGGTGCGGCTGGAAGGGAGGGACGACCTTTCGGTGGAGCTTTACGGTGGTGAAACCAAGGGGGACCTCTTCGCCGCCGCCTTCAACTGCCGCCTGGAGTTGCAGGTTGCCTGA
- a CDS encoding porin has translation MNRSTMKQFLIGAIALVGLAATAFPAVAGVRYEDGEKWVELGGRIQLQYHMTDPDGGEKTDTIFFRRLRPYIEGSIHKNWLGKFEFDLGKAENDNEVAIKDAYLRYSGVKDLSITIGNAQFPFSREDMTSSKKQQLVERTFVGDHNFGTPERNAGIFAHYKLLDKKLELHLAGAEANIDPDAKKLDFDTPVNANADFNQGWIFGGRVDFHPLGYMKMDQGDFKRDEIRTTISLAAFTWANDDDNNSYTDATTGLSTSTSKADVDNVNGFEVSAGFRGFGLSVDAEYNLFQAETSDSTFTGGIYKNGETELSNYALEGGYMVLPKTIELVAGYEAMDADNYAEVWTRTSFGVNWFLEKQDIKLQATYRIGSNLNGVKDKDQDELFVQAQYVF, from the coding sequence ATGAACCGATCGACCATGAAACAGTTTCTGATTGGCGCCATCGCCCTGGTCGGGCTGGCCGCCACCGCCTTCCCCGCGGTGGCCGGAGTTCGCTACGAAGATGGTGAAAAATGGGTCGAACTGGGTGGCCGCATCCAGCTCCAGTATCACATGACGGACCCCGACGGCGGCGAGAAGACCGACACCATTTTCTTCCGCCGGCTGCGGCCCTATATCGAAGGGAGCATCCACAAGAACTGGCTCGGCAAGTTCGAGTTCGACCTGGGCAAGGCCGAGAACGACAACGAGGTGGCGATCAAGGATGCCTACCTGCGCTACAGCGGGGTCAAGGATCTGAGCATCACCATCGGCAACGCCCAGTTCCCCTTCTCCCGCGAGGACATGACCTCATCGAAGAAGCAGCAGCTGGTCGAGCGGACCTTCGTCGGCGACCATAACTTCGGCACCCCGGAACGGAACGCCGGTATCTTCGCCCACTACAAGCTCCTCGACAAGAAGCTCGAACTCCACCTCGCCGGCGCCGAGGCCAACATCGATCCCGACGCCAAGAAGCTCGACTTCGACACGCCGGTCAATGCCAACGCCGACTTCAACCAGGGCTGGATTTTCGGCGGCCGGGTGGACTTTCACCCCCTCGGCTACATGAAGATGGATCAGGGCGACTTCAAACGCGATGAGATCCGCACCACGATCAGTCTGGCCGCCTTTACCTGGGCCAACGACGATGACAACAATAGTTACACCGATGCTACCACCGGGCTCTCGACCAGTACCAGCAAGGCCGATGTCGACAACGTCAACGGCTTTGAGGTGAGCGCCGGCTTCCGCGGCTTCGGCCTCTCCGTCGATGCCGAGTACAACCTCTTCCAGGCAGAGACCAGCGACAGCACCTTCACCGGCGGTATCTATAAAAATGGTGAAACCGAGCTCAGCAACTACGCCCTCGAAGGGGGCTACATGGTGCTACCCAAGACCATCGAACTGGTTGCCGGTTATGAAGCGATGGACGCCGACAATTACGCCGAGGTCTGGACCCGCACCTCCTTCGGTGTCAACTGGTTCCTCGAAAAGCAGGACATCAAGCTGCAGGCCACCTACCGCATCGGCAGCAACCTGAACGGGGTCAAGGACAAGGACCAGGATGAACTCTTCGTTCAGGCCCAGTACGTCTTCTGA
- a CDS encoding phosphate-starvation-inducible PsiE family protein: MITHYFPDRQATGVWFEQLSRILLCLLILAILGSIVSGIIRALIDVEQALLALGPGPASPVGNRAVLIDVLGVLAMMEVFRTAMTYLVEGKVKVTYIIDTVLVALLTELLAFWYHEVDLARVAMLLALVVVLMVLRILAIRFSPNRRALCDGL; the protein is encoded by the coding sequence ATGATCACCCACTATTTCCCCGACCGCCAGGCGACGGGGGTCTGGTTCGAACAGCTCAGCCGCATTCTGCTCTGTCTGCTGATCCTGGCGATACTCGGCAGTATCGTCTCCGGCATTATCCGCGCCCTGATCGACGTCGAGCAGGCACTGCTGGCCCTGGGCCCCGGTCCGGCATCTCCGGTTGGTAACCGTGCAGTGCTGATCGATGTGCTTGGCGTCCTGGCAATGATGGAGGTTTTCCGCACCGCCATGACCTACCTCGTCGAAGGGAAGGTCAAGGTCACCTACATCATCGACACCGTGCTGGTGGCGCTGCTGACCGAACTGCTCGCCTTCTGGTACCACGAGGTCGACCTGGCGCGGGTCGCCATGTTGCTGGCGCTGGTGGTGGTCCTGATGGTGCTGCGCATCCTCGCCATCCGCTTCTCACCCAACCGCCGAGCCCTCTGCGACGGCCTCTGA
- the phnF gene encoding phosphonate metabolism transcriptional regulator PhnF has translation MAERSAGLARYRQISRRIEEEIESGRYPIGHQLPTEHNLGLRYGVNRHTAREALRQLKDNGLVYSIRGKGTFVASDKVPYQVSKKVRFSSAILEAGLLPGARLLGAGLEQADPWLAARLELEPGAPILALEILRSVNGIPFSLALSWLPGDPFAGLVDYLGEGFSLYALLRDLHGIDASRKSSIFEVTLAKKREGDLLQIPRSVPLLTTRSLATDQHQRPIEYCVSRMRGDLGSIVIDFAGK, from the coding sequence ATGGCCGAGAGGTCTGCAGGCCTGGCACGTTACCGCCAGATATCACGCCGAATCGAGGAGGAGATCGAATCGGGCCGTTACCCGATCGGTCATCAGCTGCCGACCGAGCACAACCTGGGTCTGCGTTACGGCGTCAACCGTCACACCGCCCGGGAGGCCCTTCGCCAGCTCAAGGACAACGGTCTCGTCTACAGCATCCGCGGTAAAGGGACTTTCGTTGCCAGCGACAAGGTGCCGTACCAGGTTTCCAAAAAGGTCCGCTTCAGCTCCGCCATCCTGGAAGCCGGCCTGCTACCTGGAGCGCGGTTGCTCGGGGCCGGCCTGGAGCAGGCCGATCCCTGGCTGGCCGCCCGCCTGGAACTGGAACCGGGTGCGCCCATCCTGGCTCTCGAAATTCTTCGCTCGGTCAACGGGATCCCCTTCAGCCTCGCTCTCTCCTGGCTGCCGGGTGACCCCTTCGCCGGATTGGTCGACTATCTTGGCGAAGGCTTCTCCCTGTACGCCCTGCTGCGGGACCTGCACGGAATCGATGCCAGCCGCAAGTCCTCGATTTTCGAAGTAACCCTGGCGAAGAAGCGCGAGGGCGACCTGCTGCAGATTCCCCGCTCCGTCCCCCTGCTGACCACGCGCAGTCTGGCCACCGATCAGCACCAGCGCCCGATCGAATATTGCGTCAGCCGGATGCGCGGCGATCTGGGGAGCATCGTCATCGATTTTGCCGGCAAGTGA
- the phnC gene encoding phosphonate ABC transporter ATP-binding protein — MQIQTQQLILGYGRKEVVKQVDFHVNKGEFISIIGPSGVGKSTLLMGLNGTTAILGGQISVLGENLATISSAALKQLRARIGVIFQSYNLVARMSVLDNIASGMLQRKALLPALIKLYRREEYEEISEYMKVVGIEHEALSRCDRLSGGQRQRVAIARAVAQKPEIILADEPISSLDPISARRVMDTLRGANQRYGITVVSNLHQLDYAREYCSRVIGMHGGRIIFDGPPSELDRQTIDEIYRGSQHHPHDMPRIKEYLPAAAMAQA, encoded by the coding sequence ATGCAGATCCAGACCCAGCAGCTGATCCTTGGTTACGGCCGCAAGGAAGTCGTCAAACAGGTCGATTTCCATGTCAACAAGGGGGAATTCATCAGCATCATCGGCCCCTCCGGCGTCGGCAAATCGACCTTGCTGATGGGTCTGAACGGGACCACAGCGATCCTCGGCGGCCAGATCTCGGTTCTCGGCGAAAACCTCGCCACCATCTCCAGCGCCGCTCTCAAGCAGCTGCGGGCCCGGATCGGTGTCATTTTTCAGAGCTACAACCTGGTCGCCAGAATGAGCGTCCTCGACAACATCGCCAGTGGCATGCTCCAGCGCAAGGCGCTCCTGCCGGCCCTGATCAAGCTCTACCGGCGTGAGGAATACGAGGAAATTTCCGAATACATGAAGGTGGTCGGCATCGAACACGAAGCCCTGTCACGCTGCGACCGGCTCTCCGGCGGCCAGCGCCAGCGGGTCGCCATCGCCCGCGCAGTGGCGCAGAAACCGGAAATCATCCTTGCCGACGAGCCGATCTCCTCCCTCGATCCGATCAGCGCCCGCCGGGTGATGGACACCCTGCGCGGCGCCAACCAACGCTACGGCATCACTGTGGTCTCCAACCTGCACCAGCTTGACTACGCCCGTGAGTACTGCAGCCGGGTGATCGGCATGCACGGCGGGCGGATCATTTTCGACGGGCCGCCGAGTGAACTCGACCGGCAGACCATCGACGAGATCTACCGCGGCTCCCAGCACCACCCCCACGACATGCCGCGGATCAAGGAATACCTCCCTGCGGCCGCCATGGCCCAAGCCTGA
- the phnD gene encoding phosphonate ABC transporter substrate-binding protein: protein MKRIKLLVAALLAAALLCPTLVLAKDADWPDKLTFGVIPTESSSNANERFEILVQYLEKRLGLPIEFKTSTDYAGVITGMQFKHVDFAYFGPKSYCEAAARANAEAFAIEVGLDGTNGYHGVIITKKGSGLNSLADIKGKVWAFTDPNSTSGTLVPTVFFTQEMKIVPDEYFSKVIYSGSHEASMLAVKGGKVDAASTNDLDMVRGEGKLWNKDQDFNIIWTSKLIPGSPMAYRKDLPASLKKALKDAFLAFDDQQGLAALKLSKYDDVADADYDPIRDLIEAKKRLAKK from the coding sequence ATGAAACGCATCAAGCTGCTAGTCGCCGCGCTGCTCGCTGCAGCCCTGCTCTGCCCCACCCTGGTTCTGGCCAAGGACGCCGACTGGCCCGACAAGCTGACCTTCGGGGTCATCCCGACCGAGTCGTCGAGCAACGCCAACGAGCGTTTCGAGATCCTGGTCCAGTACCTGGAAAAGCGCCTCGGCTTGCCGATCGAGTTCAAGACCAGCACCGACTATGCCGGGGTGATCACCGGCATGCAGTTCAAGCACGTCGATTTCGCCTACTTCGGACCCAAGTCCTACTGTGAGGCCGCCGCCCGTGCCAATGCAGAGGCCTTCGCCATCGAGGTCGGCCTGGACGGCACCAACGGCTATCACGGGGTGATCATCACCAAGAAAGGCTCGGGCCTGAACAGCCTGGCCGACATCAAGGGGAAGGTCTGGGCCTTCACCGACCCCAACTCCACCAGCGGGACCCTGGTGCCGACGGTCTTCTTCACCCAGGAGATGAAGATTGTCCCCGATGAGTACTTCTCCAAGGTCATCTACTCCGGCAGCCACGAGGCGTCGATGCTCGCCGTCAAGGGGGGCAAGGTCGACGCCGCCTCGACCAACGACCTCGACATGGTCCGCGGCGAAGGGAAGCTCTGGAACAAGGACCAGGACTTCAACATCATCTGGACCTCGAAGCTGATCCCCGGCTCGCCGATGGCTTACCGCAAGGACCTCCCCGCGTCGCTGAAGAAGGCACTCAAGGACGCCTTCCTCGCTTTCGACGACCAGCAGGGGCTGGCGGCACTCAAGCTCTCCAAGTACGACGACGTGGCCGACGCCGACTATGACCCGATCCGTGATCTGATCGAAGCCAAAAAGCGCCTGGCCAAGAAGTAA
- the phnE gene encoding phosphonate ABC transporter, permease protein PhnE codes for MSTVTPLSLDEIRRRTNPFQPFNLVLAVLILVTIGWSWHATEMSLRALLDGWQNMLVYLQGNPGIENSGFFPPNASSYRIGRYLASMLETVQMAFLALLLSVAIAFPLSLLASRNTLKIIVPGRRLPSQILRQALYTAVRFFANLSRSINELVWALLFVSAVGLGPMPGILALGVHTSGVLIKLFSEGIEAVAQEPIDALTATGAGFVKVIRYAVFPQIQPFFVSMTLYRFESDVRSATILGFTGAGGIGVYLYDKLRSYENQDVTTILIIIVITVALVDRLSAVIRKKCT; via the coding sequence ATGTCGACCGTCACCCCCTTGAGCCTGGACGAGATCCGCCGCCGGACCAACCCGTTCCAGCCCTTCAACCTGGTGCTCGCCGTGCTGATTCTGGTGACCATCGGCTGGAGCTGGCATGCCACCGAGATGAGCCTCCGGGCGCTACTCGATGGCTGGCAGAACATGCTGGTCTACCTCCAGGGCAACCCCGGCATCGAGAACAGCGGTTTTTTCCCGCCCAACGCCAGCAGCTACCGCATCGGCCGCTACCTCGCCTCGATGTTGGAGACGGTGCAGATGGCGTTCCTGGCCCTGCTGCTGTCGGTAGCGATCGCGTTTCCGCTGTCACTTCTCGCCTCGCGCAACACTCTGAAGATCATCGTCCCGGGGCGCCGCCTCCCGTCGCAGATCCTGCGCCAGGCGCTCTATACGGCGGTGCGCTTCTTCGCCAACCTGTCGCGCTCGATCAACGAACTGGTCTGGGCCCTGCTCTTCGTCTCGGCGGTCGGCCTCGGGCCGATGCCGGGGATCCTGGCGCTCGGCGTCCACACCTCGGGCGTGCTGATCAAGCTCTTCTCCGAGGGGATCGAGGCGGTCGCCCAGGAGCCGATCGACGCCCTCACCGCCACCGGCGCCGGCTTCGTCAAGGTGATCCGCTACGCGGTCTTCCCGCAGATTCAGCCGTTCTTCGTCTCGATGACCCTCTACCGCTTCGAGTCGGACGTGCGCTCGGCGACGATTCTCGGCTTCACCGGCGCCGGCGGCATCGGCGTCTACCTCTACGACAAGCTGCGCAGCTACGAAAACCAGGACGTCACCACCATCCTGATCATTATCGTCATCACCGTCGCCCTGGTCGACCGACTGAGTGCGGTGATCCGAAAGAAATGTACTTAA
- a CDS encoding GNAT family N-acetyltransferase, with protein sequence MSLTFREIDETDLPAVLRLYAQLGEDDGRVLTLEQARDIYRRMRSYPDYQLYLAELDAEPVGTFALLVMDNLGHLGARSAVLEDVVVDTRLRGRGIGKQMMEFANRICLDKGCYKMSFSSNRNRKAAHRFYESLGFRRHGISFYIDYREGGYEPEP encoded by the coding sequence ATGAGCCTGACTTTCCGTGAAATCGACGAGACCGACCTGCCGGCGGTGCTGCGGCTCTACGCCCAGCTCGGCGAAGACGATGGCCGGGTGCTGACCCTGGAGCAGGCGCGAGACATCTACCGGCGCATGCGCTCCTATCCCGACTACCAGCTCTACCTGGCCGAACTGGACGCCGAGCCGGTCGGCACCTTCGCTCTGCTGGTGATGGACAACCTCGGTCACCTCGGCGCCCGCTCGGCGGTGCTGGAGGACGTGGTGGTCGACACCCGGCTGCGCGGCCGCGGCATCGGCAAGCAGATGATGGAATTCGCCAACCGGATTTGTCTAGACAAGGGGTGTTACAAGATGAGCTTCTCCAGCAACCGCAACCGCAAGGCGGCGCACCGCTTCTACGAATCGCTCGGCTTTCGCCGTCACGGCATCAGCTTCTACATCGATTATCGGGAGGGGGGGTATGAGCCTGAACCTTGA
- a CDS encoding phosphonate C-P lyase system protein PhnG translates to MSLNLDDIPTLVGQMEPAAIDRLLLELAATEEIEIIRTPRSGLVMMTCRDAFDCDFHLGEVLVSEAEVCCRGVHGYGMVPGDDPRRALARAVAEVIIAGDNQLLRQRLNRLAAEQRHLLEQQQRDAAELVARTKVRFDLMPGS, encoded by the coding sequence ATGAGCCTGAACCTTGACGACATCCCGACCCTGGTCGGGCAGATGGAACCGGCCGCCATCGACCGGTTGCTGCTGGAACTGGCCGCCACCGAGGAGATCGAGATTATCCGCACACCGCGCTCCGGGCTGGTGATGATGACCTGCCGCGACGCCTTCGACTGCGACTTCCACCTCGGCGAGGTGCTGGTCAGCGAGGCCGAGGTGTGCTGCCGCGGAGTGCACGGTTACGGCATGGTGCCGGGAGACGACCCGCGCCGCGCCCTTGCCCGGGCCGTGGCCGAGGTGATCATCGCCGGCGACAACCAGCTGCTGCGGCAGCGCCTGAACCGGCTGGCAGCCGAGCAGCGGCACCTGCTGGAGCAGCAGCAGCGGGACGCGGCGGAACTGGTCGCCCGCACCAAGGTGCGCTTCGACCTCATGCCGGGGAGTTGA
- the phnH gene encoding phosphonate C-P lyase system protein PhnH, giving the protein MTSQALLHQEEITQHTVFRALLQATSRPGTLQRLPVAPQATPLFSLLDCLLDPEVSFSLAAPDLQLGDAIRQRWGAAECAVEAAGFFIAPQGRSYGQLERLSRGTPEYPDRGATVIYQVESFAPGGLTPLLSGPGIKDRLRVSIHGLDPAELPLLRLVNSEFPLGVDAILLSPGGELLCIPRSTEIGD; this is encoded by the coding sequence ATGACCAGCCAGGCCCTGCTCCACCAGGAAGAGATCACCCAGCACACGGTCTTTCGCGCCCTGTTGCAAGCGACCAGCCGGCCGGGAACCCTGCAGCGGCTGCCGGTCGCACCGCAGGCCACCCCCCTGTTCAGCCTCCTCGACTGCCTGCTCGATCCGGAGGTGAGTTTCTCCCTTGCCGCCCCGGACCTGCAACTCGGCGATGCGATCCGCCAGCGCTGGGGAGCGGCCGAATGCGCTGTCGAAGCGGCCGGTTTCTTTATCGCCCCCCAGGGGCGCAGTTACGGCCAGCTTGAGCGGCTGTCGCGCGGAACCCCCGAGTACCCCGACCGGGGTGCGACGGTCATCTACCAGGTCGAGTCGTTCGCGCCCGGCGGCCTCACCCCGCTGCTCTCCGGTCCGGGCATCAAGGACCGGCTGCGGGTTTCGATTCACGGGCTCGATCCGGCCGAGCTGCCGCTTCTTCGCCTGGTCAACAGCGAGTTCCCGCTCGGGGTCGATGCGATCCTGCTCAGCCCCGGCGGCGAGCTGCTGTGCATCCCCCGCTCCACCGAAATCGGAGACTGA
- a CDS encoding carbon-phosphorus lyase complex subunit PhnI: protein MGYVAVKGGTEAIEQSNSLFTWLRQQGESAPLSVDQVREQFYLGVDRVMGEGSLYAPDHAALALKQAAGDTFEAAFMLRAYRATQPRLGYSLVADTARMRIVRRISSAFKEIPGGQVLGPTSDYTLRLLDFDLLEDSAARREAYRQRLFGDRIAAEALPDSFPKVIEILRREGLLAERQLPAREAGELLDITRQSLTFPAPRSASLQSLARGETGGLLLLAYSSMRGYGNVHPTLGELRVGYVPLEIRHPLTGAALQVGEVKVTEAEVVAHFEKEGEKPRFTLGYGLCFGQNELKAISMGVLDRTMRSAEPATPAEDQEYVLSHIDGIESMGFCNHWKLPHYVDFQSDLDRLRKAQATHDSKQSEADDET, encoded by the coding sequence ATGGGTTACGTAGCCGTCAAGGGTGGCACCGAAGCCATCGAACAATCCAACAGCCTTTTCACCTGGCTGCGCCAGCAGGGGGAGTCCGCCCCCTTAAGCGTCGACCAGGTGCGCGAGCAGTTCTACCTCGGCGTCGACCGGGTGATGGGGGAGGGCTCCCTCTACGCCCCGGACCACGCCGCCCTGGCCCTCAAGCAGGCAGCCGGCGACACCTTCGAGGCAGCGTTCATGCTGCGCGCCTACCGCGCCACCCAGCCACGCCTCGGCTACTCGCTGGTCGCCGACACCGCGAGGATGCGCATCGTCCGGCGCATCTCCTCGGCCTTCAAGGAGATCCCCGGCGGTCAGGTCCTCGGACCGACCAGCGACTATACCCTGCGGCTGCTCGACTTCGACCTGCTGGAGGATTCGGCGGCCCGTCGCGAGGCCTACCGGCAGCGGCTGTTCGGCGACCGCATCGCCGCCGAGGCGCTCCCCGACTCCTTCCCCAAGGTGATCGAGATCCTGCGCCGCGAGGGGCTGCTGGCCGAGCGCCAGCTCCCGGCGCGCGAGGCCGGTGAGCTGCTTGACATCACCCGCCAGTCGTTGACCTTCCCGGCCCCGCGCAGCGCCTCCCTGCAGTCGCTGGCGCGCGGCGAGACCGGTGGCCTGCTGCTGCTCGCCTATTCGAGCATGCGCGGCTACGGCAACGTCCATCCGACCCTCGGCGAGCTGCGGGTCGGCTACGTGCCGCTGGAGATCCGCCATCCGCTCACCGGCGCGGCCCTGCAGGTCGGCGAGGTCAAGGTGACCGAAGCGGAGGTTGTCGCCCACTTCGAGAAGGAGGGGGAGAAGCCGCGCTTCACGCTCGGCTACGGACTCTGTTTCGGCCAGAACGAGCTCAAGGCGATCTCCATGGGGGTGCTCGACCGCACCATGCGCAGCGCCGAGCCCGCGACGCCGGCCGAGGATCAGGAGTACGTCCTCTCCCATATCGACGGCATCGAATCGATGGGCTTCTGCAATCACTGGAAGCTCCCCCACTACGTCGATTTCCAGTCCGATCTCGACCGGCTGCGCAAGGCGCAGGCCACCCACGATAGCAAGCAGAGCGAGGCAGACGATGAAACTTAA
- a CDS encoding alpha-D-ribose 1-methylphosphonate 5-phosphate C-P-lyase PhnJ: protein MKLNDWLGAQAAPDTTLSGYSYGFIDQGAKKEIRRSLLKAVAIPGYQVPFGSRELPIARGWGTGGLQITLALILPADVLKVIDQGCDGSVNAVNIRKFIGAVTGVPSTTETAAATIIQTRHRIPEEPMTEEQILVLQVPYPEALREVEPSELETRRMHAEADYSRMWLYLYENIVNFGEIRISYRYPVTVNGRYIMDPSPIPRWDVPKLHMADTLFLFGAGREKRIYAIPPYTRVEPLEFEDHAFRVEDFRGHVCDRCGSTESFLDEVIDDASGARRHVCSDTGYCDRRCA, encoded by the coding sequence ATGAAACTTAACGACTGGCTCGGGGCACAAGCCGCCCCGGACACGACCCTCTCCGGCTACAGCTACGGGTTCATCGACCAGGGGGCGAAAAAGGAGATCCGCCGCAGCCTGCTCAAGGCGGTGGCGATCCCCGGCTACCAGGTCCCCTTCGGCTCGCGCGAGCTCCCCATCGCCCGCGGCTGGGGGACCGGCGGATTGCAGATCACCCTGGCGCTGATCCTCCCCGCCGACGTGCTCAAGGTGATCGACCAGGGGTGTGACGGCAGCGTCAACGCCGTCAACATCCGCAAGTTCATCGGCGCCGTGACCGGCGTACCGTCGACGACGGAGACCGCAGCTGCAACCATCATCCAGACCCGCCACCGCATCCCGGAGGAACCGATGACGGAGGAACAGATCCTGGTGCTGCAGGTCCCCTACCCGGAGGCGCTGCGCGAGGTGGAGCCGTCGGAGCTGGAGACCCGGCGCATGCACGCCGAAGCCGACTACAGCCGGATGTGGCTCTATCTCTACGAGAACATCGTCAATTTCGGCGAGATCCGGATCAGCTACCGCTACCCGGTCACCGTCAACGGCCGCTACATCATGGATCCCAGCCCGATTCCGCGCTGGGACGTACCAAAACTGCATATGGCCGACACCCTCTTTCTGTTCGGCGCCGGTCGCGAAAAACGGATCTACGCCATTCCACCCTACACCCGGGTCGAGCCGCTGGAGTTCGAAGACCACGCTTTCCGCGTCGAGGACTTCAGGGGGCACGTCTGCGACCGCTGCGGCTCGACCGAGAGCTTCCTCGACGAGGTCATCGATGACGCCTCGGGCGCCCGACGCCACGTCTGTTCCGACACCGGCTACTGCGACCGGAGGTGCGCATGA